The following proteins are encoded in a genomic region of Populus nigra chromosome 16, ddPopNigr1.1, whole genome shotgun sequence:
- the LOC133676171 gene encoding protein NUCLEAR FUSION DEFECTIVE 4: protein MKIEIVNTKWIATVASIWIQSSVGASYTFGIYSSILKSSQGYDQSTLDTVSVFKDIGANAGILSGLLYSAFTLQNNRRRLGVFAGPCVVLLAGAIQSFLGYFVMWASVVGLIRRLPVAVMCFFTWMAAHAQTFSNTTNVVSGVHNFGDYGGTIVGIMKGFLGLSGAILIQLYQTVCNGDPGTFLLLLALTPTLVSLLFMSLVRNYDTNTKDDKKYLNAFSAVSLIIAAYLTIIIILENISTLSSLTRIITFTVLLLLVASPLGIAVRAHREDSDRYAQALLEQRGSKQNPVISSEICKAEDSIEYHELPSEEGQAKAASDEERLSDEGNMNLLQALCSVNFWLLFIAMFCGLGSGLAMINNISQIGESLGYTATERNSLVSLLSIWNFLGRFGAGFVSDIFLHRGGWARPLFVAVTLAIMTIGHAIVAAGFSKNLYLGSVLVGVAYGSQWSLMPTITSEIFGVGHMGTIFNTIAIASPVGSYTFSVRVIGFIYDKVGNGENNTCFGSRCFMLSFMIMASVAFFGVLVALLLFFRTRRFYKSVVFRRLQNL from the exons atgaagattgaGATTGTAAACACGAAATGGATAGCCACGGTTGCAAGCATCTGGATTCAAAGCAGCGTTGGTGCGTCCTACACCTTCGGTATCTACTCTTCCATCCTCAAATCCTCTCAAGGCTAcgaccaatcaactcttgacaCCGTCTCCGTCTTCAAAGACATCGGTGCCAACGCAGGCATCCTCTCCGGTCTCCTTTACTCCGCTTTCACTCTGCAAAATAACCGAAGAAGATTAGGTGTGTTTGCTGGACCGTGTGTTGTCCTCTTGGCCGGTGCAATCCAGAGCTTCTTGGGGTATTTCGTGATGTGGGCATCCGTTGTTGGGTTGATTCGCCGCCTTCCGGTGGCGGTGATGTGTTTCTTCACGTGGATGGCTGCTCACGCGCAGACGTTTTCTAATACGACGAATGTGGTGAGTGGAGTTCACAATTTCGGCGATTATGGTGGGACCATCGTCGGGATCATGAAG GGCTTTCTTGGTTTGAGTGGAGCAATACTAATCCAACTCTACCAAACAGTGTGCAATGGTGATCCTGGcactttccttcttcttcttgcgCTGACGCCAACTCTAGTCTCTCTCTTGTTTATGAGTTTGGTACGAAACTATGACACAAATACAAAAGATGACAAGAAGTACTTGAATGCTTTCTCTGCAGTTTCTCTGATTATTGCAGCTTATCTCACAATCATCATAATTTTGGAAAACATTAGCACTCTGTCATCATTGACGCGCATAATTACGTTCACAGTCTTGCTGCTTCTAGTTGCCTCACCTCTTGGAATTGCAGTCAGAGCCCATAGAGAGGACTCTGATAGGTATGCACAAGCGTTACTGGAACAGAGGGGTAGCAAACAGAACCCAGTGATATCTTCTGAGATCTGTAAAGCAGAGGATTCTATAGAATACCATGAACTTCCTAGTGAAGAAGGTCAAGCAAAGGCTGCTTCTGACGAGGAAAGGCTGTCAGATGAAGGAAACATGAATCTCTTGCAAGCCTTATGTAGCGTAAACTTCTGGTTGTTATTTATCGCTATGTTTTGTGGCTTAGGTTCTGGACTTGCTATGATAAACAACATCAGTCAAATAGGAGAATCTCTGGGTTACACGGCCACTGAAAGAAATTCTTTGGTTTCATTGCTGAGTATATGGAACTTTCTTGGCCGTTTTGGAGCTGGCTTTGTGTCAGATATTTTCTTGCACAGAGGTGGTTGGGCAAGACCACTGTTTGTCGCTGTTACTCTAGCAATCATGACCATTGGCCATGCAATTGTTGCTGCTGGTTTTTCCAAAAACTTGTACTTGGGTTCGGTACTAGTTGGTGTTGCTTACGGTTCACAGTGGTCATTGATGCCTACCATCACTTCTGAGATATTTGGGGTGGGGCACATGGGGACTATATTCAACACCATTGCCATAGCAAGTCCCGTTGGATCTTATACATTCTCTGTAAGAGTCATCGGGTTCATTTACGATAAAGTAGGAAATGGTGAAAATAATACATGCTTCGGCAGTCGATGCTTTATGTTATCTTTTATGATCATGGCATCTGTTGCTTTCTTTGGAGTTCTTGTTGCTCTCCTATTGTTCTTTCGGACCAGGAGGTTCTATAAGTCGGTCGTGTTCAGGCGTTTGCAAAATTTGTAG